A window of the Eremothecium cymbalariae DBVPG#7215 chromosome 5, complete sequence genome harbors these coding sequences:
- the UBC13 gene encoding E2 ubiquitin-conjugating protein UBC13 (similar to Ashbya gossypii AGR121C), giving the protein MTTLPKRIIKETERLVSDPVPGISAEPHEDNLRYFDVSIEGPQQSAYENGVFRLELFLPDEYPMEPPKVRFLTKIYHPNIDRLGRICLDVLKTNWSPALQIRTVLLSIQALLATPNPNDPLANDVAEDWIADEDAAIAKAKHWTALYACRPPPPSPTGPSETNN; this is encoded by the exons ATGACGACTCTGCCTAAGAGAATAATCAAG GAAACTGAAAGACTTGTTAGCGACCCCGTTCCAGGTATCTCCGCAGAGCCACACGAGGATAACCTCCGCTACTTCGACGTGTCTATCGAAGGCCCCCAGCAGAGTGCCTATGAAAATGGAGTTTTTAGATTAGAACTATTTCTTCCCGATGAGTACCCAATGGAGCCCCCCAAGGTTCGTTTCCTCACCAAAATCTACCACCCAAATATTGATAGATTAGGCCGCATCTGTCTAGACGTTTTAAAGACGAACTGGTCCCCAGCTTTACAAATAAGAACCGTTCTCCTATCTATCCAAGCACTGCTCGCAACGCCAAACCCAAACGACCCGCTAGCAAACGACGTGGCTGAGGACTGGATagctgatgaagatgctgCCATTGCCAAAGCAAAACATTGGACCGCCCTATATGCCTGTCGCCCTCCCCCACCATCCCCCACCGGCCCCAGCGAAACAAACAACTGA
- the PAB1 gene encoding polyadenylate-binding protein (similar to Ashbya gossypii AGR122C) codes for MSDVTDKTAEQLEQLKIEEQTAPTTTESETPKVETSGASLYVGELDPSVSEALLYDIFSPIGSVSSIRVCRDAITNTSLGYAYVNFHDHEAGRKAIEQLNYTLIKGKPCRIMWSQRDPSLRKKGSGNIYIKNLHPAIDNKSLHETFSTFGNILSCKVATDDNGVSRGFGFVHFENESDARDAIEAVNGMLMNDQEVYVAWHVSKKDRQSKLEEVKAKFTNIYVKNIDLETSQEEFEQLFSKYGKITSAVLEKDSEGKLRGFGFINFEDHSTAARAVDELNESDFRGQTLYVGRAQKKHERQQELKKQYETARLEKLAKYQGVNLFIKNLDDSIDDEKLKDEFAPFGTITSVKVMKDEAGSSRGFGFVCFSTPEEATKAITEKNQQLVAGKPLYVAIAQRKEVRRNQLAQQIQARNQMRFQHANAAAAAAVAGLPGQFIPPPMYYGGIPPRVPFQGPNPQMTGMPKNGAIPPQQFGRPGPMYGGFGPQGQFPRNGQQQQFYQQKQRQALGEQLYQKVFAKTQDEEAAGKITGMILDLPPQQVIQLLENDDLLEQHFQEAHAAYKKFKADQEAQVASVESQE; via the coding sequence ATGTCTGACGTTACTGATAAGACTGCAGAGCAATTGGAACAATTGAAGATCGAGGAGCAGACGGCGCCTACGACGACGGAATCTGAGACTCCAAAGGTTGAGACGTCTGGGGCATCTTTGTATGTTGGGGAGTTAGATCCATCAGTTTCGGAGGCGTTATTgtatgatattttttcgCCTATTGGGTCAGTGTCTTCGATCAGGGTTTGTCGGGATGCTATTACGAATACGTCATTGGGGTATGCTTATGTTAACTTTCACGATCATGAAGCGGGGAGGAAGGCTATTGAGCAGTTGAACTACACTCTTATTAAGGGTAAGCCTTGTCGCATTATGTGGTCGCAAAGGGATCCATCTTTGCGCAAGAAGGGTTCTGGGAACATTTACATCAAGAACTTGCACCCTGCGATTGATAATAAGTCCTTGCATGAGACGTTTTCCACCTTTGGGAATATTTTGTCTTGTAAAGTGGCAACTGATGATAATGGGGTTTCTAGAGGGTTTGGGTTTGTGCACTTTGAGAACGAATCTGATGCTAGAGATGCGATTGAGGCAGTTAATGGGATGTTGATGAATGATCAGGAGGTTTATGTTGCATGGCATGTGTCTAAGAAGGATCGTCAATCCAAGCTTGAGGAGGTAAAGGCCAAGTTCACCAACATATATGTTAAGAACATTGACCTGGAGACCAGTCAGGAAGAGTTTGAACAGTTGTTTTCCAAGTATGGAAAGATAACCTCTGCcgttttggaaaaggaCTCCGAGGGTAAGCTAAGGGGGTTCGGTTTCATTAACTTTGAGGATCACTCCACCGCCGCCAGAGCTGTTGATGAGTTGAACGAGTCTGATTTCAGGGGCCAAACGCTGTATGTTGGCAGGGCTCAGAAGAAACATGAGCGTCAACAGGAACTGAAGAAGCAGTATGAAACTGCTAGATTGGAAAAATTGGCCAAGTACCAGGGTGTTAATTTGTTCATTAAGAATTTGGATGATTccattgatgatgagaagttgaaggatgaGTTTGCTCCATTTGGAACCATCACCTCTGTCAAAGTGATGAAGGATGAAGCAGGTAGCTCCAGAGGctttggttttgtttgCTTTTCCACCCCAGAGGAGGCTACCAAAGCGATCACCGAAAAGAACCAACAGCTTGTTGCCGGTAAGCCGCTCTACGTTGCTATTGCTCAGCGGAAGGAGGTTAGAAGAAACCAGTTGGCCCAACAGATTCAAGCTAGAAATCAAATGAGGTTCCAGCATGCGAACGCggctgctgccgctgctgtTGCCGGTCTGCCAGGTCAATTCATTCCTCCACCAATGTATTATGGTGGTATCCCTCCAAGAGTCCCTTTCCAAGGCCCTAATCCACAGATGACCGGTATGCCAAAGAATGGCGCTATTCCGCCCCAGCAATTTGGTAGACCAGGCCCAATGTACGGTGGATTTGGTCCACAAGGTCAGTTCCCAAGGAACGgccaacaacaacagttttatcaacaaaaacaaagacaAGCGCTAGGCGAACAACTGTATCAAAAGGTTTTTGCCAAGACTCAGGATGAGGAAGCTGCAGGTAAGATTACGGGTATGATTTTGGACTTGCCACCTCAACAGGTTATCCAATTGCTTGAAAACGACGATCTGTTGGAGCAGCACTTCCAAGAGGCGCATGCTGCCTACAAGAAGTTCAAAGCAGACCAAGAGGCACAAGTTGCCTCTGTCGAATCCCAGGAGTGA